The Strix uralensis isolate ZFMK-TIS-50842 chromosome 34, bStrUra1, whole genome shotgun sequence genomic interval acggggtcagcaagggactgtctgtagccgctgccccgtgccggggtaacgcacccgaggctgcggctgtgctggagccgggcgggtgtgctggaggcggtttcaggggCTGCTTGCTGcgctcactgggggctttgggcgctgagcatccctgtccacTCTGCCCCCGTGTCCCGGAGATGCCCCCACCCCTTGTCCCtgctgttgccatggcagtgttggggctggccgggatgcccagttgccctggcagcAGGGATCCCCATGGCCCCCACGgagtgggagaggtgggggatgctgggggggtggtggctgcgtcccctccctGGCCGAAAGCCGgagggcggctctgggtgccggtgctgccgggctgCTCagctgcgggcggggggggcttgggagcggGGCAGAGCAaggaccggggctgcgggggagctcagaggcgggggggtgtgtgtgtgtatgtgtgtgacaccccctgccccacgccacagggctgggggcatcccttgtgcgagaggtgggtgcctggggcaggggggtgcccggggcagggggccctcggtcctgcccaaccTCTGCTGGCAGTgtgctgcgctcgccctcctgtgggatctgtgtccctgcacgaaagctgcttttttggggAGGATCCGAAGGGGGAGGTTACTCCTGGAGCACAGGGTGGGGGGTTCTTGTGCtgggcgagaggcacctggaggctGCAGCACTTTCCATGTcaggagctgggagctggagccccttctcccccccagcggagccgggcagggagcaagctttgctcccggagacagaaagtgccggcctgtctccctttcttcccccgggctgcggctgtgagtgcacccgggctgtgggtgaaacgtggaggggaCGGGGACTGCCTGCCTCGccgccgctggccttgcccgccttggtttgcacagggcctttgggctgttttggcctgaaatctgttttgcacggtgtgtacgTGAGGGCTTAGCTTACTCTTGCCAGATCTGTCTATACAACGTTGTGGatgctgaggatgaaaaatgcaacagctgGCCtaactgcaaagccaactccccctccctgtcctttccttgcatttgaaatccgTAGATGATTTTCTGAGAAGCAATTCCTGCAtgcatccagggaaaggagtggtgggcttggcagtgctgggtttatggttggacttgatcatcttaaaggtcttttccaacctaaatggttctatgaaatgtggtccagatgccagaaaaagagtaaataaggaGTTGCAAAGTTGCCAATCCAGGATAGCAGGGATCGGATtctgggaaagggaaaatatgctgtaaatacttaaggcaggagccacagcagtaGGttatagtatgtggagctggggaatctccagcagacccttggaaagGATCTTGGTccatctcactgtcagctgacagctgaagtttattaaataacaggaaggtgtaacactgggctcctattcatTCTCTCAGCTATGGTcgagcttttgtaataaattgcagGATGACAGTACAAAGTGATAAAATAGAGAGGGACTGGAATATAAAGGTGATGGGTGAGGATTCCTGGGTAGcagacttgatttagaaagcactcaGCCACTTAACAGTGGtctggaggggcaagagattaGTCCTGGAaattctcctcctctttccctggcTCCCTTGCGATGCTCCacgttgcctctggctggccaggtgGTGTCCTGCTGGGCTCTAAGGAGGCTCTGGGTGGCAGGCCAAAAGGGCTGAAAGACAACTCTGAGTAGGATCTGACTGGCCAACTTTGGAGCAAGAGGGCTCCAAGTAGGCTGTGGCTGGCAGCCTGAAGGCCAAAAGGGCTCTCAGTAGGATCTGGCTGGTGAGCTGGTGTCCAAGAACACTCTGAATAGACTCCACCTGGCTGACCTATGGTCCAGGCAGGCTCTACGTTGCCTCTGGATGGCTAGCTGATGTCCACCTGGCTCTTTCGAGCTCAGTCGGCTCTGGGTGACAGGCTGGACATGAAGACATCTCCAAGGTGGCGATGGCTGGCTGGTTTCAGGGCTCTGACCTGGCTGTCTGTGTCACAGGAATGCTCTGAGTAGGCTCTATTGGCTAGGGGTGGCCCATAAGGCTCTGAGTatgctctggctggccagctaGAGATGTAGGTGTCTGGCTGTCCTGAATGGGTGAAAGAGGGCTCTGAGGAGGCTCTGACTAATAGGCTAGGGAAGGAAagtggcctctggctctctggctgaTGGGCTAGgaaaggaaggtggcctctgtctgatgggctagggaaggaaggtggcctctggctctctggctaatggACTTGGGAAGGAAGATGGCCTCTGGctgatgggctagggaaggaagggagCCTCTGGCTGATGGGCTAgagaaggaaggtggcctctggccCTCTGGctaatgggctagggaaggaaagTGGCTTCTGGCTGTCTGGCTAATGGGCTTGGGAAgtaaggtggcctctggctctctggctagtgggctagggaaggaaggccGCCTCTGTTTCTTTGGCTGATTGGCTAGGGAAGGAAAGTGGCTTCAGGCTCTCTGActaatgggctagggaaggaaggtggcctctggctctctggctaatgaTCTAGAGAAGAAGGTGGTGTCTATCTCTCTGGCTAATGTTTCCTCTAACTCTCTGGCTAACAGGATGCGAAGTAAgttggcctctggctctctggctaatggGCTAGGAAGTAAGGTGGCTTTCTCGctgatgggctagggaaggaactTTGCCGCTGGCTCTCTGCCTAATGGGCCAGGGAAGGAAGATGGCCTCTGGCTCTCTCACTAATGGgatagggaaggaaggtggcctctagCTCTCTGGCTAATGGTCGATGGAAGGAAGGTGGTTTCTGGCTCTCTGGCTGATGGGCTATTGAAGGAAGTTGGCCTCTGGCTCCCTGGCTagtgggctagggaaggaaggtggcctctggtTCTCTGCCTAATGGGACTTGGAACGAAGGTGGCTTCTGGCTCTTTGGCTAATGGTCTAGGGAACGAAGGCAGCCTCTGGCTCTTTGTGATGGGTAGGGAAGGAAGGtagcctctggctctctggctagtgGGCCAGGGAAGGAATGCAGCCTCTGGCTCTCTAGCTAATGGACTAGGTAATGACAGTGGCTTCTGCCGCTGTGGCTAATGGGCTAGGCAAGGAAGGttgcctctggctctctggctaatgaTCTAGAGAAGAAGGTGGCGTCTATCTCTCTGGctaatgggctagggaaggaaggtggcttCTGGCTAATGGGCTGATGGGCTACGGAATGAAGATGACCTCTGCCTAATGGGCTAGGGAACCAAGGTTGCCTCTGGCTCCCTGGCTAATGAGCTAGGGAAGGAATGTTGTCTCTGGCTCTCAGGCTAATGGGCTGGGGATGTAAGGTGGCCTCTCAGTCTCTGGATGATGGGCTAGGCAAGGGAGGCGGCATCTGGCTCCCTTGATGATGGgttagggaaggaaggtggcatCTGGCTCTCTAGCAAATGGACTAGGGAAGCAAGGCGGCCTCTGTCTCATGGGTAAGGGAAGTAAGGCGGCTTCTAGCTCTCTGGCTAATGgtctagggaaggaaggtggcctctggctctctggctagtgGGCAAGGGAATGAAAGCatcctctggctctctggctaatgaTCTAGGGAAgtaaggtggcctctggctctctggctaacaaCACTGGAAGCTGGACTCTAGCTCTCTGGCAAAGAATGCAAGGACGGTGGCTCTGGCACTCTGACTCGTTAATGcaagaaggtgggctctggctctctggctagtaatgcaggaaggtgggctctggctctctggaTAACAAGGTACGAACATGGGCTCTAACACTCTGTCTAACATAAGGATTTGGACTCTGGCAAATGCAGGAGTGTGGGCTCTGGCTGTCTGCCAAAGGCAGAAAGGTGGGCTCTGTGTCTCTGTCTAACAGTGCAGGATGGTGAAATATGGCTCACTGGATCACAAtgaaggaaggtggcctctgaCTCTGTGGCTAATGATGCAGGAAATTGGGCTCTGGCTACCAACACAGGAAAGGGTCTCTGGTTATCTGGCAACCAACACAGGAAGTTGGGTTTTGTGTCTCAGGGTAACAATGCATTAAGGCAGGCCCTGGGTAACaaggtaggaaggtgggctctgtctCTCTGGTTCCCAGTGAGGGAGGGTGGGATCTTGCTCTCTGGCTAATCAAAGGAATGTGGGCCCTGGCTAACCAAAGGCACATAGGCTCgggctaacaacgcaggaaggtgggctctggctctcaGAGCCTTCTTGGACCCCATcctgccagccagagcctactcagagcccttgtggcctgcagcctgCTAGTCAGAGCCCACTTAGAGCCCAGCGCAACACTAAAGCTGGCCAGTCAATCCTAGTGACAGTAGTCTTTGAGCCTGGCATGGCACACAGAGCCAGAGGCAATTTAGAGTCCTCCTGGACTGCAGGTAATCCAGGCTGAGCCTACTTGGAGCCCACCACCCCTGCTGCGCTAGCCAGATCCCATCTTCCTGCGTTGTTGGGCTTCCTGCATGCCGGCCTCAAGGACAACTCTGAGTAAGATCTGGGTGTCCAGCTTTGGTCCAAGATGGCTGCAGGTAGGCTCTGGCAGTTGGGCTGCAGGCCACAAGGtctctgagtaggctctggctggccagctgaggtccaagagggctgtgagtaggttCTGGCTGGCTGATGTGTGGTCTAGGCAGACTCTgagttgcctctggctggcaatCTGGTATCCAGCTGGGCTCCAAATAGGCTTTGAGTGGCAGGTCGGGCTTAAAGACAACTGTGATTAGGGTCTGGCTGACCAGAGGGTTTCCAATGTGGCTCCACGTAGGCTCTGGGTACCAGGCCAGGCTTAAAGACAACTCTGATTAGAATCTGTCTGGCCAGTTgaggtccaagagggctgtgagtaggctgTGGCTGGCTGACCTGTGGTGTAGGTGGGCTCTAGGTTGCCTCTGGATGGCCAGCTGATAGCCTACTGGCTCTCAGTACACTCTGGGTGGTAGGAGAGGCTCTAAGACAACTCTAATTAGGATCTGGATGGCCAGCTTTAGTCTCCAAGTGGGCCCCAAGTATGCTAGCACAGGGGCTCTGAGTAGGGTCTCTCTGGCCAGCTCgggtccaagagggctgtgagtaggatCTGGCTGGCTGACCTGTGGTGTAGGCGGGCTGTAGGTTGCCTCTGACTGGCCAGCTGGTGTCCGACTGGGCTCTAATTAGTCTCTGGATGGCATGCTGGCCTCCAGAAGTACTCAGAGTAGGCTCTggctgtccagctgtgctgtccTGTGGGCTCCAAGTAGGCTTTGGATCACAGGCTGCAGGCCACAATGGCTCTGGGTAGGCTCTGTCTGGCCAGCTGCTGCcatccaagagggctgtgagtaggtgGTGGCTAGCTGAGCTGTGGTCCAGACGGACTCTtaagttgcctctggctggccatCTGGTATCCGAGTGTGCTCTAAATAGGCTCTGGGTGGCCGGGCTCAAAGGCAACTCTGAATAGGACCTGTCTGGCCAGCTGTGGTCCACGAGGGATGCAAGTAGGCTCTGCCTGAATTACCTCTTGTCCAGGCGGACTCTAAGTTGCCTCTTGCTGGCCAGGTGGTGTCCTACTGGGCTCTAAGGAGACTCTGGGTGTCAGGCCAAAAGGGCTGAAAGACAACTCTGAGTAGGATCTGGCTGGCCAGATAGAGATGTAGGGCTCTGGCTGTCCTGCACGGGTGAAAGAGGGCTCTGAGGAGGCTCTGGTTAGTGGGCTAGGAAAGGAAGGcggcctctggctctctggctaactGGCTAGGGAAAGAACGTGGCCTCTGGCTTTCTGGCTagtgggctagggaaggaaggtggcctctggctctctgtctaatgggctagggaaggaaggtggcctctggctctctggctagtgggctagggaaggaaggtggcctctggctctctgtctaatgggctagggaaggaaggtggcctctggctctctggctagtgggctagggaaggaaggtggcctctgtcTCTCTGGCTAATGGGCTAGgaaaggaaggtggcctctggctctctggctaactggctagggaaggaaggtggcctctggctctctgggtAACAACACAGGAAGCTGCAAAGCACGCAAGGAACATGGGCTCTGGCTAACGAAaagaaggtgggctctggctaatGAAAGGAAGGAGGGCTCTCTGTgtctggctaacaacgcaggaaggtgggctctgtctGTCTGGCTACCAATGCAGAAAGCTGGGCTCTGGGTTTCTGGCTAACAATGCAGAAAGGTGGGCTCTGGTTAATAGAGCATGGAGAGCTGTGGCTCTCTGGCTAACAATGCCGGAAGGTGGGCTCTGACTCTCTGGATCACAACGCAGAAAGGTAGCCTCTGGCTCTCAGAGCCCTCTTGGACCCCGTCCTGCCAGTCTGAGCCTATTTAGAGcccagctggccagccagagaaAACCAATACCCTGCCAGGACCACAGGTCAGCCAGCCAGAGTCTACTCAGAGCCCCTGTGgcctgcagcactccagtcagaGCCTACTTGCAGCCCTCTTGGACCAAAGCTGGCCAACCAGATCCTACTCAGAGTTGTCTTTGAGCCCAGTGTGCCAGCCAGAGCCTTCTTCGAGCCCAGCTGGACAGcacctggccagccagaggcaacgtaGAGCCCGCCTAGACCAcaggtcagccagccagagcctactcacagccctcttggacctcagctggccagccagagcctactcagagcccttgtgACCTGCAGCCCAACCGCCAGAGCCTACTTGGAGCCGATGTTGTAAGAGTTGGTCAGAAGATCAGCCTTGTCTCAACATGGTCATCAGGGACATGGGCAGGAAGGTAGCTGACAGCGGCCTGTTTGGAACTCAGTTGCCGATCCCAAGAGTGGAATgaggtgcaaaggctcctgaatacagaactgtgtggcacagcgagcactgtgctgttctcctgagcactgagcCCTGTAgtacagagtgctgtgctattgtgcGGTACCTGGGCCTAACCAGAGCCGTTAGACATGACCGCGtagctactgtcaaaaaagatggatcgcaactgttgccataacatcgatgaaggAATCATGAACTTTAggtgaactttgcttcattataataccaaaacacacctccttgTTGAAGGCTGCCCACCTgtaagactgaccacacctcggacactccccctcGTGCATGCGAGGTAGCCTCACTCAAGAAGGGCAGAGATCCCCGAGGCAGAGGAAGAGCAAGgtgtgtcactaagcataaaagatgacttctggacaacgaaaattcgaagcttccccaccaaggatcacgaTGACCGACGACGGAGCACTAGCTGGACCCGGGACcattaggacgtcttgagatcagcggtggtagctataacctttccttctttctaaactttactttccccctttctttcactcatctctaactatcacatgccacttcatgggcaacacaataCAGTTTCACTGTTTGACTGATGCTATCCCCTTTgctgttggtcaccttaattttgcacttttgagattGTAGTAAACAAACCATCAAAAGTCCACCGAGTGGACTGTGACAGATGTGGAAACAAAAGTTGGCCAGCCATCTCAAAATTGGAGTTGTCTTTGAGCCCGGCTGCCACCCTGAGAGAGTCAGTTGGATACTAGCTGGCCAGACAGAGACAATGTTGAGCCTCCTACACCACTggttgatacaaggaaatgatcacctggtttgcaacttatttacttatagcaacttacagcaacttataatgatttctgaatatggcttaataatcctgcttgccctgactgttctgtggaaacttaccaaagGCTACcctgttcatcaaaacaaagcagttttctgtggaaacttaccaagaattactatgttcggcaaaaataagagacatgtccttggaaagcagatgggttctaacaagttgagtctttgtagactatatatggacagtagaaactaataagctagtgcttttagataagatagaggtggtaaaccgtCTGcaaccactcttgttgttcaagaaattggctgagagaatctgtgcatgctctgagGAAAGGTACAAgttgaggaggactgtgagccttcctccaacagacccccgaagacgccccccaggagaCAATGTGCAGgtgaaagagaacataaactgctgacaccagcctctagaactaacccagccttactcatgcatatgtatgttggTGTTATGTgctccaatgaatatgtatatccacactcgataagtttctggtaaaatgtgctgttggtgtgcaagctttgtggagaaatccccttgcaccccagtgccggaataaacatacctgctgtataattctattcgagttgtagagtcttttttccacaaatcactgtccccaagacctctCGCCCCCTGTGACCAGTGGCCCCTTCTTTCActgcaccctccccctcccctccaaccaGGCTCGGGGTCACCCCtcggagtgactctttccctttgtgcccgacttggctgcctgcagcctcattttgcaggtgccgggcatggaatccttgccttggaCAGGAGACGGAATGGAACCGAAGCATGGTGAGCTGTGAAACGTGGCAACTTTATTCAACAACTAAGACAACATCATTTTTTTGTGCAGTCGGAAGGGCGTGGGCAGGACCAAGCAGGCTGTTGATGCTGAGGCTGCCATTGGCTCAGCAGGCAGCGCCCCTGCAGGAGATGGTCAtggtgcactgcagcctgcactggatcCTGTCCATCCTGGTGCTCAGGCCTTCCCTCAggttctgcaggagctcctgcaaccaagtgaagaattccaccaacTTCTGCAGTAGAATGGGGCAGGAGCTGAACCCGCCTGATTGCGTTGGTGTTGGCCTTGGCGTCTGAAGGGGGGTTGAGGGGAAGGCTGGCCGTGGCGTCGGAGCAGCCGttactgctgggctcagccccatccGTTCTAGGATCCAGtcgtaaaagtgctgagtggaggtgtagattccgggccgttttgctctcgtacagcctctcccccagctggtcaccccaacgaGCCAGAAGTACTCAGCattcttgtctttgcagacgagaggagcaccgctgtccccctgcagtggaggagagagggtcaaggtggtgtcgggtggccgctggcagcactagggccggctccttctctctgccagcaccccccagagctgTATCCAGCacagaggctctgctcaggtgctggggccgacaggaccttgtctgggagGGGGTCGTGGGCCCATGGGGTAGGGCTTGTGCTCATCTCCGCACAGCGATGATGGCtgggtgcaagagggatgttccagggctTGGagctggacctcggggctgccaggagcgctgggtgggctttctgggcagattCCTGGGCCTCTGGggcaagtggggccctgggcaaggagctgcagccggggaaggggaggtgagccccgccagcagtgaggacccagcggtgggagggcgactggccaggcaaagcccgcaccggggtgtgtctgggtggctgtgccagggctgtctgtgccgctgggtgctgccttgtcgcaggctcctacctggcaggtgtcgatgccgccctgcgggtagccagcgcacaggttgtgggggtggacggcccctaggtaccaccggctgctgttgcagaggttgaggtcgatgaggtggaccttggactcctgcaggacatccgttgatccttcagctgtgagcacagaaaggaattaacacccagcagcttgttgccaggtctcctgcccctgtctgggtgaaccccttccctgcggcttggctttgcaccggcgttgcccttctgtcttgctgtgggccctgggccaggcccatctctctatgggcacatGTCCCCACAGCCGGGCtctggctctcgcctctgctgtcaggaagcccagtCTGCCTCCCCCATGTGCCAAGCTTGTACTCGGGACATGAGCGctctttgggaactcacctctcgctgTCGTGGACACCCAACCACTGATGTAGCAGGTCGTCAGCTCTGACACTTTTAGtgaggcgtcgggcacacaggcaAGCTGTATGGagttgctgcactggacaggctggtccaactccagcagtgCAATGTCGTTAATGTGTGGGATGTTCCTATAGTCTTCATGAACGAGCAGCCGCTTAATAgtgcgcacttgggcctccgggcccagctGAGTCAAGTGggtggccccaaccaccacgcgccacatggtgatgtgcctggaaggcagatggggagaggggtCAGAGGGAGCTGAGccatgtgctgcagcagcccgGCCGTTGCCTGCCCTCTGCTTCacgcgggggagaggaaagcagtgctgcggaggctgcgactgcccctacatgccttgggctcaaggcgtgtcgagctggaggctgtaggaagctgtggcaggagcccagccctctcctgagcagcctctcagccgggctctgcagtgcccaggcactgggcgtaccgcaaggaaaggggatgggagtagcacaTGGTGCTGTGGATGGGGCACCCGTGAGTGCTGGGGGATATCCCTGTTCCTGctcctccttacctggccttgatgaagcagtgggctgctgtgaggacccactgcgggctgatgagggaccctccgcacacatgcctCGTGCCTGCTGCCCAgagatcctggatgctcacgatccagggccaggcccctgtctgggcgtctgtgccccccaccacGCGCGAGGTGCCGTCATCAGCagccatgggccggagcccgcaggtccctCTgcaaccagaaactcatcaccgtcctgctcgacggctcgctgctgtcccggctgaaggacagccctctgccctccccacgaggcgctgaatggacagcaAGGCCAgggagccccgtggggtgggcgggcggccgcccccatTTCTGCTGAAGCCCCGCGGGCAAGTTttgccagcagcccgggtgctgcaaggagccgaAGCTCCcacgtggggctggggaagctgTGGTGTGGCCACAGGGGaccagcgggcaccctccagggaaccctATCAGGGTGCCCAAGCtgcctcccagagcctcggccacttacccacagctgtcccaggcactgtgtgcaggccagcacagggccagcacgACGAGGAGATGGAGCAGATGCATCActgccagtggcatgtgccagcggccagaaccgagggcttgtcaccaccagtgcagcagccgaGGCAGTGCCTGCAGGGCTCGTGGTGCCCttggtgcccttggcaacggggctgatgtcacagcgtcgctggttccgggggctgggcacggtggtctcctggggcggggggggacaaaatgggggtttccaagcgggaggggaagcagaagctgggatcggacacccccgacagaccccgctgaatgctctgtttgtgggacggggtgtgcaggccccgtggcaggcagcagctcctggcccccagcactgcctgccaacggccaAGCAGGAAAAACCCAgcgtggcaccacagcctctttggggagcTCACCGcgcccctgctctccgcagccctctgccaccaggtccttcccaaaactcgtacagcagagaacagaactgctacagGCAGCAGCACACGTGTGGGTGTGGCAGAGCCCATCTGGTTCCAGCCGTGCAGGCaagcagggatgtgcagccacctcagcccAGCAGAGCCGAGCAGTGTCACCCTTCCCGCACACAGCACGGGGCAGCACTGGCCACACCGGCCAcgtcagccccagcaacaccctctGGCAGGCGCCGTGTCCTCGCTCTCTAGGAGTTGTCTCGCTGTTCTGGGCCAACACCGACGAGGGTAGTTGTGGCCCCTGGTGTGCgtggccaaggacaggcagccgtaagctccaggcagaggaagctgctcctgctctcagccccacatgccattctccatggcCTTGGGAAACGCTGCAGCAGCCTCAACTCCTCAGTCTGCCTCCTACGGCCGATGGCGGAGCCATGCTCACATGCAGGCTGCAGGGCAGTCCCggcagagaagcaggaggcagctgcctgaGCTGTGCTTGCTGAGCAGGGCCGGGTCCCTGCAGGGGCGAGAGCAGTGGCCTGAAGAACAGCAGCctcaaagctggtgaaaggcgtgggagctccctgctggcatcctggcttgtgtggacagacgtcaggcacacagctgagcgcccagcctggtcccgagggtgccagggcaggctcccgCTGAAAGCGGAATAGCTGCTGTCAAGGCCCCTGAGGCTTCTGAGGCACC includes:
- the LOC141936815 gene encoding acrosin-like, producing the protein MPLAVMHLLHLLVVLALCWPAHSAWDSCGGTCGLRPMAADDGTSRVVGGTDAQTGAWPWIVSIQDLWAAGTRHVCGGSLISPQWVLTAAHCFIKARHITMWRVVVGATHLTQLGPEAQVRTIKRLLVHEDYRNIPHINDIALLELDQPVQCSNSIQLACVPDASLKVSELTTCYISGWVSTTARAEGSTDVLQESKVHLIDLNLCNSSRWYLGAVHPHNLCAGYPQGGIDTCQGDSGAPLVCKDKNAEYFWLVGVTSWGRGCTRAKRPGIYTSTQHFYDWILERMGLSPAVTAAPTPRPAFPSTPLQTPRPTPTQSGGFSSCPILLQKLVEFFTWLQELLQNLREGLSTRMDRIQCRLQCTMTISCRGAAC